GCAACGCTGTTGAGCGCTCGCAAAAATAATAATCGCTATCAATCCGAATCTTACTGCTCCTTGAGGTTCAACATATGCAGTTCCTTTCAGCTTAGTTTTAGTTGTCATTTGCACACGTCATTTACATCCGCTATTTGCCAAGTAATTGACGCCGTCGAAATTGGTAATTGACATTTAACAGGCTTGAATAAATTGTACGGACTTGCCAAGACTTCAGGGTAATCGATCGCACTTAAACTTATGTGCCTAAATTATGTACTTGGCTTACTCAAGCCTTTGGTACAACAAATTCAAGATGCAAATTCTAGACACCTAGATTAAATATCTAGATATAGACCACATCGTCAGAATTGAGATCGGCGGCACTTTGCTGGAGGAGTGCGATTAGATCACCACCAAAGAAAATACCCTGACCCATAATATTCCTGCCTTCAACCATCAAGGAGATGGTTTGAGTGGTGTAGTCTGCTGGGGCACCAACTAGAACGAGTTGATCGCCATCTGGATTAAAGTCAGTAATATAGGCAAAGTCATCATTGCCATTGCCTAAGTAGTAGACTCCTAGCTGGTTACCCAACACAAAGACATCATCGCCGCTAAAGCCACTGCCAGTGAGTCGATCGATCTGACCAACCCCTTGCGAAGTGCAAGCTCCATCGAGGGTGTCATTGCCCTCCCCACCAAGCAGGACATCATTACCATCGCCACCAATCAAAGAGTCATTACCCAGGCCACCATTGATCCGATCGATGCCTTTACCGCCAAAGATCGTGTCATCACCAAAGTTGCCATTAATGCCTTGATTAGGATCGCCGCCAATAATCAGGTCGCCATTGGGTGTACCAGCAATAAAGGGATCATTCGGTCCACCAAACACACCAGGTGAATTAGCAAGTGGTGTAAAGAAGCTGGTATCGGTATCAGTATTATCGAGTGGATTAGCATCCATTTGGCCGATCGGTGTAGCCGTAGCCGTATTGCTCAAGCTGACACTCAAGCCCAAATCACAATTGACAATGCCAGTGACGGTAACAGTTGCGGTCTCGCCAGCTTCCACCACTACACCGGTTTGGTCAATATCACCAGTGCCCTCAAATAGGGTTCCTTCAGTGTCAACGATCGTCCAGGATACACCTAGCAACTCAACCGGGAAGGTATCTTCGATCGACACATTACTGGCATCTGCGCCGCCATTATTGGTAACTTCGATCGTATAGGTAATTTCTGCGCCAGGTAGTACCTCAAGGGTGGAGCCAGGAGCAGGAGCCTTGTCAACGGCCAAGTCCACATCAGACAGTTGTTCTACCGCCCCTAGATCAATTATGGCATTGGTAATTCTAGGTGCGCCGCGTTCATCGGTAGTATCGATCGTGCCAATCAGATCAGCAACCACGGCCGCATCCAGGCCAATACTGGTATAGAAAGTTTCTAGATTAGTTACAGTTTGATTGTAGGTATCATTTGTACCGACATCAAAGAGCGGATTATCAGCTACTGCAGGTACCAAACCATCACCAGGCTGTCGCATTGCATGGGTGAGGGGTGATCCGGCAGGCGCTCCATTCAATGCCAGGGTAGGATCTAAAATTTCGTCAACCCCACCTACGCCTTCAGTTGCAAAGGTAAGTGGGCCACTCGCAAACGTAGACCCAGTATCATCACCCACCAAGTTAGCGCCTGGTGGGGCAGTATCCAGAAAATCGCCAAATACATCAGGCGAAGCAGGGGCAACATTACCAGCAATAACGTTGTTGCCAGCAAAGATATCACCACTATTAAAGAAGCCACCATTATCCGCGAGGGTACTGCGGTAAATCCCACCGCCAATCCCAGAAGCGCCAGCAATAACAGTATTAAAGGCAACGGTTGAGTTGACGATTACCAATTCACCGGGGCCAGATTGCAAGATACCGCCACCACGGGCATTGGTAGCTGGATCGCCACCGGCAGTATTACTACTTACGGTGCTATTAATAATGGTTAAACCGGGATTACCATTATCACCGCCAGCACCTGTGTTGATGCCACCGCCACCATCGACGGGGAATACAACACCAGGACCATCGCCAAAGGCGGTGTTATTGCTGATCGTGCTATTGGCGATCACCATCGTGCCTTCAAACCTGTTAGTGACAGGATCTTGGAAGTCGGCATTTTGGATTGCGCCACCCACGCCAGCAGCAAAGTTGCCATCGAGGAAGGAATTATTAATAATTACGGTGCCACCAATGTTGTAGAGCACGCCCCCATCGGTACGAATCCCATCCAACATGCCTGGTGCTTCGGTTTGGCCATTGGTGATTGTAATGTCGTTGAGGACTAAGCGCGAATCGGTGGCCGAAAAACGAGGGCTGTCAACCGTATTGCCGCCAAGATTGTCACCACGCGGAATGTAAAAGAAACGAAATGGTGCTGCTGCTCCATCTCTAGTTAAGGTAGAGCCATTAGCATTGATGATGATTTCGCTGGTAATGAAGGGCAAACCAGTGGCACCAACGGGCTGGTTGAAAGCGGTAGATATTATTGCTGTCTGCGATTCGGCAGTTGGCGTAGTCAGGGTATAGGTTGAGCTTGCCGCCAGATTAATTGTATCTTCACCTGGGTTAGCGATTTCATCATTGGCCATGTTGATCGCGTCGATCAGCCCTGCCGTATCACCAGCCGCCACATTGAAGGTAGCTAACAAACCGCCAAAATCTGCTTGAGCCGCAGCCGAGAGCGCTGCACTAGCTTCGATCGCACCAGTGGTTACTTCTAAGTCCCAATCGCCACCAAGAGCCGCACTCCCAGTTGGATCGATCGATGCGGCTACATCAGCACCAGTGAGGGTAGCAATCTGCTCTACAAAAGTATAGCCGTCAGGGCTACCAGCCACATCACAGCCAAACAGCATGATGTCAGCATCTTCACTGAGATGATCGCCCCATGATTGTAGATCAGCGCTGTAGGCATCAATGTTACTGGCATCTAGCTGTGTTGCACCAAGCTGTAAACTACCGTCCGAGCCGTGAGAAATGACCTGAATACTGGCCACTTCATCATGCCAGCTCAGCTCTTGCGTAATCTGCTGAACACCATCTAACTCTGGGTCAAGCACAACCACTTGAGCAGAAGGATCAAGGCCAGCAATCACGCTTTCAAAATCGGGAATATCTGAATCAACGAATACCAGATTCACTGCTTCAGACCCATTCTCTCCCCCACCAAAAGCCCCACTTTTAAGGCTATCCAAATTACCTGTGTTGTCATTCATAATTTTTCTTAGGACTGTGCTATTCGCCTGAATTGCGCATATGAAGCCTTGTTACACAAACTACACTAATCAAGCTCATTTTGTCATTGGTAGAATCAGCGTAAGTAGATCTGATTACGGATCAGCTCAAACTAGTAACAAATATGGCTTAATAAGACAAAAACGCGCTGTAAATACGCTATATATAGACCGAAAATGTTGCTTTACCTATTTGAATCATGAAAAATTCGGCATATTAATTTAGTGCCGATCGCTTATTAAAATTTTTATTGCAGCTTTAAATTTTTGCCCTGAACAATAATTGCTTTAACCAGCATAAAATCGTGCTGGCTGCCACCCCTGGTTGTAAGTACGCTGGAAATTGCGAGTGCCTAGATAAGTTAGCATTCATAGCAAGTTAGAACCTAAACCACTACCCAAATATGCATTGCTAGGCATATCAAAGTTCTGGCGTGAGTTGATTGAACGGCAATTGTCGATCGATCGCTATTTTTGGATCTGCCAGAATTGGCAAAAAAGTCCCAAAATCACTCACTTAAGTTAATTATTAGCATTAAAAGTGGTTTTGTACATATATAAACCAATACAGAAATTCAGTTATAAAGCAATACAGAAATCAGTCTAGTTCATACTCTATAGCATAAATTTTGCTCAAGCTAGATAAATCTAGACGATCGCATCTGCCGATGGTAGCTATGATGCTAAACCGGCGATCCAGATTTCAGGATGATCAGCTATGTTAAGAATTCTCCCAAATTCACATCGGACTACCGGAGTTTAATTAAAACTCAAATATAATAGGTGGGGCAATATTAAAGTTAGATTCCGCTACTATGACTAATACCATGAAGCGCTCTAAGTTAGAGTCGATCAAGGAAAGGAGTAACTTCCTGCGTGGCCCCATTGATGCCGAATTAAATAATGATGATCCATTCTTTAGTAAAGACGGGATTCAGATTCTTAAGTTTCATGGTTCGTATCAGCAAAAAGACCGAGACTTGCAAAAAGCTAAGGCCAAAGGTGAAGCACCTACCTACAGCATGATGCTGCGCACCCGCAGTCCAGGCGGCATTATTCCTTGGCAATTATATTTAACTCTCGATCAACTCTGCGATCGCTACGGCAACCATACCCTTCGTGCGACGACGCGGCAGGGTTTTCAGATGCATGGTATTCTCAAGCAGGACTTGAAAACCGTGATCGCCGATATTGTCAAAAATATGGGTTCTACGGTCGGTGCATGTGGCGATATCAATCGGAATGTGATGGCTCCGCCTGCCCCCTTCAAGGATCGCCCCGCCTATGTATATGCCCATGAATATGCCCATAAGTTGGCGGATTTGCTTGCGCCCCAGGCTGGTGCCTATTATGATGTGTGGCTCGATGGTGAAAAAGCCGTAACCGCCGAAGCGCCAGAAGTTACTGAGGCCAGAAACAAATCAGGACGCGGTAAGCGAGATACTAATATTGCCAATAGTGATGAGCCGATCTATGGCACCCACTACATGCCGCGCAAGTTTAAAATTGCGATCGCCACACCTGGAGATAACTCAGTCGATCTATTCACCAATGATCTGGGCTTGGTGGTGATTACTGACAAAAAGCATAAATTGCTGGGCTTCAATGCCTACGTGGGTGGTGGTTTAGGGCGTACCCACAATAATGAATCCACGATCGTGCGCATGGCTGATCCGATCGCCTTCGTGCCCCTGGCGCATGTCTATGAATTTACTAAAGCCGTGGTGGCAGTGCAAAGAGACAATGGCGATCGCTTCAATCGCCGTCATGCCCGCCTCAAATATTTGCTGAATGACTGGGGCGTAGAAAAATTCAAGCAGGTCTTGAGTGAATATTATCCAGAACGATTAGAACCACTCAAACCACTACCCAAATGGCAATACCTGGATTATTTGGGTTGGCATGAGCAGGGCGATGGCAATTATTTTGTCGGTATTTCGATCGAAAATGGCCGCATTCTCGATCGTGAGGGGCTCAAGCTCAAATCTGCATTGCAGGAAATTATTGGTGAATATCACCTGCCAATGCACCTCACGCCCAACCACAATGCTTTGCTCTGCGATATTAAACCAAAAGATCGAGAGGCAATTCAGGCAATTCTCGATCGCAATGGCATTCTCGCCCCAGAGCAAGTTGATCCCCTGGTGCGCTATTCAATGGCCTGCCCCGCATTTCCCACCTGTGGTCTGGCGATCACTGAGTCAGAGCGGATTTTACCCAGTGTGACCGATCGCTTACGCAAATTGATCGATCGGCTCGGTTTGGGCGAAGAAAAGTTCATTACCCGGATGACAGGCTGCCCCAATGGTTGTGCAAGGCCCTATATGGCGGAAATTGGTTTTGTTGGTTCTGGGGTTGATGCCTATCAGCTCTGGCTGGGTGGTAATTTCGATTCGACCCAACTGGCGGCACCATATCTAAAAAGTATGCCGCTGGCGGAACTAGAAACCACCCTGGAGCCATTGTTTGTTTACTTTAAACAAGCTCGCAAACCCAAAGAAGGATTTGGCAGTTTTTGTGCGCGGGTTGGGTTTGATGGTCTGCGTAGTTTTACGGCTAGTTATGTGCCCCAAAAAGCTAGCAAGGCTGGAAAATCCAAAGATCAGCGCCGCCGGGTTACGCTTTCGACTGATACCTACGATCGCCTCAAGCAAGCTGCTAGCAGTCGAGGACAATCAATGAAGCAAATTGTGGAAACAGCGATCGCTAAATACCTGGATAGCTAGTTGGGTAGTTTAGTATGTCGTGGCGTAAATTTCTCGCCGCCCTGTTGTTCTATACCAACCTGCCTTTACCAGCTACTATTGCTGCCGATCCAGCCAAATTAGACTTTTTGGGCATTGCTGCCTATGCCCCGATTATTGGGATTGGCTTGGGGGCAATCCTGAGTCTATTGGATGATGGCCTGGTCTGGGTGATAGCTTGGCGAGATTTGGGCGAGTCGATGTTACTGTTGCGATCGGCTGTGCTGATCCTGGCCTTACTTTGGCTGACTGGTGGTCTGCATCTGGATGGAGCGATGGATACTGCCGATGGCTTGGCAGTTACCGATCCACAACGGCGGCTAGAAGTGATGGCAGATAGTCATACTGGTGCTTTTGGGGTGATGGCGGCGATCGCTATTTTAATGCTGAAAACAATCGCCCTGGCGCAGATTAATCAATTGCGGGGTTGGGTTTTGATTGTTGTTTTGGCCTGGGCAAGATGGGGGCAACTGCGATCGATCGCTGCCTATGCATATCTAAAGCCGGCTGGCAAAGGCAAGTTTCACAAGGACTCGATCAAGCCCTGGCAGCCTTGGCTATTGTTTGCGTTACTTGGGGTTTTTTTTGCGATCGCGGCGGTTCTGACTCAGCAGTTTTGGCTGATTTTGCCAATTAATTTAATTAGTGTGGCGATCGCCTGGTTGGTGGGAGCATGGTTTAACCATCAACTCGGCGGGCATACTGGCGATACCTATGGCGCGGTGGTAGAGTGGAGCGAAGCCCTAATTCTAGTTTTAGTAGCGATTTGGATTAACTAGCGGCCAGAAATAATGGCTCACAACTTAACAAAACTTAATCATACCGAGTTCTTTACTTTTATTTACTATCTTAGTAATACAGCAACGTAAGAGCTGCTTCTAGTTCCAATCTAGTTAATCCAGTCATATTGCGAGGGCTATGCGTGGACTGGTTTTTCTAGGCTAGAACCTCTGCTAAATTAAGCGACCAGCCAATTTTGTAGAGTATTGTTCTTCAGTTTCAGGATATGGGAACTAACTGCAGTGTCTGCTTTTCTGTAATCACATGAATCCGTCTTCAAACTCTGTCACTATTTTGGTGAGCAGGGTTTTTTTATGACTAACAAGATTGGTATTACCTAATGGTTAAAAGACCAAAGATTAACCAATTTAGTTCCCATCCTTATCCTGTGGCATATATAAATGCTTATAACAATTTTACCTTGTCCATAGTGCATATAAGACTCCTGGTATTTATGATGTAGATAATCTTAACCTTTTAGACTGCAATGATTTACGGTTTGTATTCTTTGAACGCCAATCAGGATATTAGTTAGATTAGTTATTCATTAGTTTTGATTTTGTTGATACTACTAACTGAAAACCTTGCCTTTGCTAGATTATTAGACTATGCATTCACCTGATGTCATCTTCTTTTTACTTGGATGATGCATCCATGCTGCTAATTGGGCGAATCCATCTGCCCTTGATAATATAGGTTGAATTTGTGACGATCGCTCTTTTTTAGCATTAATACTCACAAGTTAAAGCTGCTCCAGCTCCCCTGTTAATACATTGACCACTGGCAGCCCCGCGATCGCCTCTAGTCGTTGCCCTGCCCGGAGGAAATTAAGCTGACCATTACGATCGCGGCTTTCCCTAAATTTAGATGTCACATATCCCTGTTCTAGTGACACTTCTGGTAAATTAGCCAGCTTATCCCGCCGCACAAAATAAGCATTGTTGCCAGCACTATTACAACCAATGAATGCATAGCCCTTGGCTTGAGCTAGATGGTGCAAAGCGGCCAGGGATGCACCAAAGTAGAGATTAGAATGATGGGCAGCATGGCGATCGAAATCGGGGGTATAGGGGATTGAGATTGCCCGATCGCTACCAAACACGCTGTTATATTCAATAATCGCCACAATCGGTTCAATTACTTCGATCGCCTGCCAAACCCAATAATCATTGCCATCAATGTCGATGTGGAGAATGCCCACCTGCCGATCGAAGCCAGACTCTTGCAGCAAATCATTGATATTGTCTCGATCGCAAAAGGCTGCTTTGGCTTGTAGATCGTATTGCCAGAAAAAATAAGCCCGTTGCAATTTTTGGATATTACGCACAGAGCCATCGATCACAAATCCCGACCAGTTGTCATGCATTAACAAAAATCGGGTGTTTGATTCGCGGTAATCTTCAATGCCAAATTCAATGAAGGTGTGGTTGGGAAAATCTAGTTGCTGAATTAAATATTGAATGATGCCATCGTCACCCCACTGCGAGAAAACTTTAAACTCAACTGCCGCCAGGGATGATCTGGCCTGTCTTTCGTGCCTGGGCGATCGCAATAATATTTCAGCCAGGAGCATTTTTTGCTGATCCTGGTTGCGCTCTTGCTTAATCAAATTTACGATCGCTCGACGCAGGGTAAAAATGCTCTGATTGAGTTGCTTGATCAAGAGTCTTTAATTGCTCTGGTGGATTGCTAGGGTTTTTTTGTGGGTAGCAGCTTGATATAACGATCAGTGATGGCAACCAGACGATCGCTATTCCAAGAGGCATCTTAAAACTTTACTAGCTTTTGATTGGTGAGCATAGGCAAATTGCCAGGATTAAAGCATGAGCCTTTAAGTCATGATCTACTCACAAATTTGGTTCTGCCGTCTTTATCTCTATGATCTATGATCACCTTCTAGTTAACACTCCCAGCCGATTCACTGTTAACAAGGTTGGCGATGCCTTCAAAGGAACAAACCGATCGAGAGCTGACCATCATTTCAATCACAAATCTGCCATCTAGACCGATTTTAATCGGGGTGCGATCGTAGGCAATCAGATTCCAATCTGTCCATTGCGAATAGTTACCCTGCCGATCGAGATCGAAGCTACTGCTAGCCTGGGTGATGACCCGATTTGGATCTAAAATGAGGCGATGTTGCATAGTTGGCTCACGCAAATAGATCTCGTAGCCCTGCCGGGACTTGGCGATCGTGGCCAGGATAATTTCATCATGCCGCTGGATCGAGCCATCAATGCTGCTACAACTCACTGAGCCAACGGATTGGGTGGCTGCGATCGCTTTACTACTAATGCTAATTCTCCTAGTACCAGTAGTACCAGGAACGCGGTTAAAAATATAAGGGATTGGCAAATACCCTACGGCGGCGATCAGGATTAATCGGTTTAGTTTGCTCATTTTGGCCACACTTAACCATACTTAATCATGCTTGATTATAAAAAAATTCTCCCCATATTTGACGAGAACTAAAAGCTAATCATGCTTCAATTAATAACGTTACCAATAAGATTGTTAATTAGGGTTGACTATTACTGAAAATCAATATATAAGGAAAGCCACATTTCTACTCATGAGTTTGTACTCTTTTGCCCTGTTACCCCACAGGGCTATTTATTTTGCACAATAGTCGATCGGCTAAATTAAACTTTGCCTTGAATTAACTATGAATATGCAAATAAATATAAGCAAGCAAATAATTATTGCTAATCTGATTAACGTAATTTTAGCAATAAATAATCATGTATTGTCTCATTTAGTGCCAGTGCAATTTTTTTCAAGTTTGACCTAGCTGCCTATGGGCGCGATCGCCTAGCTGATTTACTAGATCTACGCGTAGTTTGGCGAGACTGGACTCGCTTAGGCATTTGGCTCCGCCGCAATGGATCAAACAGGTAACTTGAGGCCAGGGCAATCATACCCGCCATGCCCAGCGCGATCGCTGCTGCCACGTTAGCGATCGCAAACAGAAATCCCAAAATTATAAAAAACAGGGCAATCAGTTGCATCGCCTTTGCCATAACTGGTCACACAACCTATAAACTATCTGACTATTCCAACTTGGGTTGACTGGGCAAAATTACCGTGAAGGTTGAACCCTTGCCAATTTCGGTTTCAACCTGGATCTCACCGCCATGCATATCAACCGACTTCTTGACGATCGACATACCTAAGCCAGTGCCAGGTAAATCCCTCACATTTTGCGCCCGGTGGAAGGGCTCGAATAATCTGGGCAGATCTTTTCGCGGAATCCCCAACCCGCGATCGACCACCTTGAAGATTATATTTTGAGCTTGGTTACTAACTACAAAATCAATCTGACCCCGATCGGGAGAATACTTTACCGCATTGGAGAGCAAATTAACTAAAATATGCCGCAATAACCGCTCATCCAGCCAAATGCCATTGGCTAGATCGGGGTCAACCTGGTAATGGAGCTTAACCTGATTTTGATTACCCCCTTCTACTTCTTGACTAAGGCGGAAATCTTCTAATAAAACCCCACACCATTCCGCCAGGTTTAATTGCGCGGGATGAAATTCAAGCATTCCTGCCTCAGCCTTACCAAAGACCAGAATGTCATTGAGCAGCGTAGCCATATAGTTACAAGCAGCCTGGATCCGCTTGAGGCGAACGAGCTTTTTCTCTTCGGGGAGGCGATCGCCATAACGCTCTAATGCCTGAGCCGCAGCAGAAATAATTGCCAGGGGGTTGCGAAATTCATGGGAGGTAATGCTTACAAAACGGGATTTCAACTCGTTTAATTCACGCTCTTGTGCCAGTGCTGCCATAATTCTGGCTTCTGCTTCCTTGCGATCGTCAATATTCCGAATGATTGCTAAAACTTCATCGTCGCCACAGGCAATCACTCTGGCTTCTTCGTGGTGAAGCTTGCCATCAATTTCTAGGGCATATTCATGAAATTGGATCTCGCCAGTTTGCAAAGCCTTGTGCATCAGATGCATTCTCTGTGTAGCAAGCTCAAATGGCAAAATCTGGTGCAAATTTACTCCCACAAAAGTGTTATTTGGCTTATAGATTTGCACTCTTTCGCTGGGATAAATTTCTAAATAGGTGCCGTCACTACGCATTCTGATCAGCAGGTCGGGCAGAGCGCTAATCAAAGCATTGTTAGTAGCCTGGCTTTGTTGGAGCGAAGCCTCGGTGTTGCGCCGTTCTGTAATATCTTCGGTGATGCCCACATAGCGATAGACCTGTGCCAACGCATCAAATACAGGAAAGCAGCGATCGAGCAACCACCTTTCTTCACCATCAGCGCGTACAATTCGATATTCGATTGTATCTGGCTCTAGTAGTTCACCATCCATCAAACTAGCCAGAAACCTACCAACCCGATTGCGATCGAGGGGGTGAACCACCTGGTCTACATAGAAATTCATATCCCGACGAATTTTGGTTGGCGAATAACCAGTCAGGTTGGTATAGGAAGGACTGACATAAATTAGTTTTTGGGTGCTGATGTCGCGCATCCAGATAATATCGCGGATATTTTCGGTCAGTTGGCGAAATTTAGCTTCACTCTGGCGCAGTGCTTCCTCTGCCAGGACACGATCGGTAATGTCTCGGCCGACCGACTGGATCTCTACTAGCTCGCCTTGTTCATTGTAAATGCCACGATTATTCCATTGCTGCCAGCGCGTATTGCCATCGGGAGCAATCGATTCATATTCGATCGTTACCAGTGGTTGATGGTAAGTGATCTGGGCTAACTGCGATTTCACATAGTCTCGCTGTTGCAGCGGAATTAATTCAAGGAAGCGGCGGCCAATTAAATCTTGCTTGCTAGCCTGGTAATAGCGACAATAGGCATCATTAGCAAAGGTAAGAGTTGTATCAGCCAAAGCTCTACATACCATTTCGGTTTGGTCTTCCACCACGGCGCGATAGCGCTGCTCACTGGCGATCAATGCTATTTCTGCTTGCTTTTGTTCGGTAATATCTCTACCTACCGCTAAATATTCAACTATTTCCTGGCGATCGTTAAAGATGGCGCGATTAGTCCACTGTTGCCAGCGGATCCCACCATAGAAATCAACCACGCGATGCTCGTGGATAATGACAGGTAAATCCTTACTTAAGGCGGCAATATTTTGAGTGACCATCGCCATATCAGGGGCAGGAATCAAGGGTAAAAATTTCTGGCCGATTAATTCTTCAACCTCACGATGGAAATAACGGCAATAGGCTTCATTTACAAAAGTCAGCGTGCCATCCACCAGAAAACGGCAAATCAACTCGGTCTGGCCTTCAATAATAGCCCGGTAGCGAGATTCGTTATGGCGCAGGGCTGCTTCAATTTCCCGCTTTCGAATTATTTCCTGCTGCAAGCGGGCATTGGTATGCAGTAGCTCAGCGGTGCGCTCTTGCACTCTTTCTTCCAGTTGAAGCCGAGCTTGCTCTAATTCTTGTTCTGTTTGCTTGGCCTGGGTAAAGTCGGCTACCAGCGATAAAATGGACTTGATTTTGCCATTCTCATCCCGCAGAATCGAGTTATACCAACCACAATGGACGATCGCGCCGCTCTTGGTGTAGTTGCGATTGTGGCTAATCACGCGCTCATCTGAACCATTCAGCATTGGCTTGATCGCCTTAGTTACGGCATTGAGATCATCCTCATGCACAAATTGCCACTCACTTAAAAGCCGGCCAATGGTTTCCGTGGCCTGCCACCCAAATATTTCTTCAGCCCGTTTTGACCATCTAGTGATCCGTAAATCTGCATCCCATTCGATCACCGCCAGGGGGGAGTTGCTGACATGAAAGTCTAGGCGCTGGTAAGCTTCGTGTAGCAGGGCTTCGGTCTGTCTGCGATGCAAAGCGGTTGTAAAAATATCGCTAATAGCCTGGAGCAAACTCAGCTCGTTTTTAGTCCAGTTGATGGTTACCCTGGAATTGGCAAGGGCAACCCAGCCGATCGCCTTGTCGTAATTAATCAGCGGTACACAGAGAATTGCTTTGATACCAAATTCTTGCCAAATTTGGCGATCGTTGGCAGCTTCAATTGGCAACTGAGCAATGTCGTCAATTTGCAGCGCTTCACCACGCTCCATGCTCTGATTCATCCAGGGCACGACGCTACGTGCTAGATGCTGAACTTTGGCAATTAAAGGCTCAACGCCCACCGCAACCCATTCATAGGTCATACTAAAATGGTTGCGATCTGGTTCCAACTGAAAAACTCTACAGGCATCTACGCCAAAGAAACTACCCACTTCCTGAATTGCTGGCAGCAGTGCTTGATCAATTTCGGTACTGGGGGTGTCAATAAATCGCGTTGAAATTTTGGCTAAAAGATGATTGAACTCGGTGAGGATGAGGCGATCGTTGTGATTGTCATGGTTACTCAACCCAGGGCTATTCACACTATTCTTTTGACTGTTTTGACTACTTTGACTGGGGCTTGTCGCCTCATAACTATTTACATTATTTACATCATCATTTACATCATCGGTATCATGCCCCTGTAGATTGATTGCCCTTTTCAGGGATGGAGCCAAACGAGCTAGACGTGGCTTGAGAATAAAATCAGTTGCGCCTGCTTCAATCAATTTGGCTTCTACTGCCAAGTCTTGATTATGCGTAACCACAAAAAAAGGGAGATTGCCGCATTGCGATCGCACCTGCTGCAGTGCAGTAATGCAATCGCCATCTGGCAGGTCATACTCACATAAAACTACATCAAAAGCGCAGTGATCAATTAGCGCCCGAAAATTGGGGTCAGGGTCTAGGTATTGATAGGTACAGTTGAGCCCTGCATCATGCAGTTCCTGTTGAATGGCCTGCACATCCTGTAAGTTGTGATCCCAGATAAGAACTCGAAG
The sequence above is a segment of the Pseudanabaena sp. PCC 7367 genome. Coding sequences within it:
- a CDS encoding DUF4347 domain-containing protein, with product MNDNTGNLDSLKSGAFGGGENGSEAVNLVFVDSDIPDFESVIAGLDPSAQVVVLDPELDGVQQITQELSWHDEVASIQVISHGSDGSLQLGATQLDASNIDAYSADLQSWGDHLSEDADIMLFGCDVAGSPDGYTFVEQIATLTGADVAASIDPTGSAALGGDWDLEVTTGAIEASAALSAAAQADFGGLLATFNVAAGDTAGLIDAINMANDEIANPGEDTINLAASSTYTLTTPTAESQTAIISTAFNQPVGATGLPFITSEIIINANGSTLTRDGAAAPFRFFYIPRGDNLGGNTVDSPRFSATDSRLVLNDITITNGQTEAPGMLDGIRTDGGVLYNIGGTVIINNSFLDGNFAAGVGGAIQNADFQDPVTNRFEGTMVIANSTISNNTAFGDGPGVVFPVDGGGGINTGAGGDNGNPGLTIINSTVSSNTAGGDPATNARGGGILQSGPGELVIVNSTVAFNTVIAGASGIGGGIYRSTLADNGGFFNSGDIFAGNNVIAGNVAPASPDVFGDFLDTAPPGANLVGDDTGSTFASGPLTFATEGVGGVDEILDPTLALNGAPAGSPLTHAMRQPGDGLVPAVADNPLFDVGTNDTYNQTVTNLETFYTSIGLDAAVVADLIGTIDTTDERGAPRITNAIIDLGAVEQLSDVDLAVDKAPAPGSTLEVLPGAEITYTIEVTNNGGADASNVSIEDTFPVELLGVSWTIVDTEGTLFEGTGDIDQTGVVVEAGETATVTVTGIVNCDLGLSVSLSNTATATPIGQMDANPLDNTDTDTSFFTPLANSPGVFGGPNDPFIAGTPNGDLIIGGDPNQGINGNFGDDTIFGGKGIDRINGGLGNDSLIGGDGNDVLLGGEGNDTLDGACTSQGVGQIDRLTGSGFSGDDVFVLGNQLGVYYLGNGNDDFAYITDFNPDGDQLVLVGAPADYTTQTISLMVEGRNIMGQGIFFGGDLIALLQQSAADLNSDDVVYI
- the sir gene encoding sulfite reductase, ferredoxin dependent; translated protein: MTNTMKRSKLESIKERSNFLRGPIDAELNNDDPFFSKDGIQILKFHGSYQQKDRDLQKAKAKGEAPTYSMMLRTRSPGGIIPWQLYLTLDQLCDRYGNHTLRATTRQGFQMHGILKQDLKTVIADIVKNMGSTVGACGDINRNVMAPPAPFKDRPAYVYAHEYAHKLADLLAPQAGAYYDVWLDGEKAVTAEAPEVTEARNKSGRGKRDTNIANSDEPIYGTHYMPRKFKIAIATPGDNSVDLFTNDLGLVVITDKKHKLLGFNAYVGGGLGRTHNNESTIVRMADPIAFVPLAHVYEFTKAVVAVQRDNGDRFNRRHARLKYLLNDWGVEKFKQVLSEYYPERLEPLKPLPKWQYLDYLGWHEQGDGNYFVGISIENGRILDREGLKLKSALQEIIGEYHLPMHLTPNHNALLCDIKPKDREAIQAILDRNGILAPEQVDPLVRYSMACPAFPTCGLAITESERILPSVTDRLRKLIDRLGLGEEKFITRMTGCPNGCARPYMAEIGFVGSGVDAYQLWLGGNFDSTQLAAPYLKSMPLAELETTLEPLFVYFKQARKPKEGFGSFCARVGFDGLRSFTASYVPQKASKAGKSKDQRRRVTLSTDTYDRLKQAASSRGQSMKQIVETAIAKYLDS
- the cobS gene encoding adenosylcobinamide-GDP ribazoletransferase produces the protein MSWRKFLAALLFYTNLPLPATIAADPAKLDFLGIAAYAPIIGIGLGAILSLLDDGLVWVIAWRDLGESMLLLRSAVLILALLWLTGGLHLDGAMDTADGLAVTDPQRRLEVMADSHTGAFGVMAAIAILMLKTIALAQINQLRGWVLIVVLAWARWGQLRSIAAYAYLKPAGKGKFHKDSIKPWQPWLLFALLGVFFAIAAVLTQQFWLILPINLISVAIAWLVGAWFNHQLGGHTGDTYGAVVEWSEALILVLVAIWIN